The following nucleotide sequence is from Dyella sp. BiH032.
ATTGCGTCGTGGCCTTTTTTTGGAAAGCGGATTTAGATCGATCTAATCGCATGGTTTCTGGGGAGAGCGCGGTCGTGATCCGGCACTCGCCGATAAGCCCGGGGTGTTCCGCATGTGCTGCGCGGACCCGGCATCGGCATGGCCCTCAGGGCATGGCAGAGCTTGCGCGGGCGGCCGACGAACGCGTGGCATCGCTCGGCTCCGCCTCCATGCGATAGCCGTCTAAACGGCTCGTACGTGCACGTCGCCAGGCCGGATGACCGCCCACGTTCCGGCATGGACGGGTTGGACATGCAGCTTCCCCTCCGTGGGCATGCGAAAGGAGCGCTTCCGATTATGAATCTCCAAGCAGTACGCACACGCATCCGGGCCATGCTGGTCGCGGCCGGCCTCACGGCCCTCGTGGCCATCGTTCCCTCGATGGCGGCCGAATCCGCCTATCCCGCCAGCCCTATCGCCGACGGCTCGACGGCGGTTGCCCGCGCCCGAGTCGCGGCGGACGTCCTGATGAGTTCCTACGAGCCCGACAAGGCCTGGTTTCCAGGCAGCTGGTGGAACTCGGCCGTGGCCTTGCAGACCATCGGCGACTACATGCAGCGCACCGGCGACCGCCGCTATCTCGCGCAGCTGGACAACACCTTCGAGAAGGACAAGGGCGTGTTCCCGGCCGGCGTGCTGTCGGGCGACCCCCTGCTCGGCAACTTCACCAGCCGCGCCATCGACGACTCCGCATGGTGGGGGCTGACCTGGCTACAGGCCTACGACCTCACCCGCAATCCGAAGTACCTGGACATGGCGGCCACCATCGCCGAGTACGTGTATGGCTACTGGGACACCAGCACTTGCGGCGGCGGCGTCTGGTGGAATGCCGAACGCACTTACAAGAACGCGGTCACCAACGGGCTGTGGATCCGCCTCACCGCCGAGCTGCACAACCGGATACCCGGCGACAGCGTGTGGCTGGCCCGCTCGCGCACGGCATGGAACTGGTTCCAGCGCAGCGGCATGATCAATGCGAACGGCCTGGTCAACGATGGACTCACCGACGCCTGCACCAACAACGGGCAGAACGTGTGGACCTATAACCAGGGCCTGGCGATCGGCGCCGGCCTGGAACTGTGGCGCGCCACCCGCGACCCGAACATTCTGGCCAACGTGCGGCGCCTCGCCGACGCGGCGATCGGCCCCAATGCGCTGGTGACGAACGGCGTTCTCACCGAAACCTGCGATGCCCTCACCCAGACCTGCGACGACAACGCCAAGCAGTTCAAGGGCATCTTCATGCGCTACTGGATGGACCTGGTGGATACCATCCGCGATCGCGGCTATGCGGCCTTCCTCGCCCGGCAAGCCGGCAGCGTCTGGGACGACGATCGCGATGCCGCCGGCCGGCTCGGCACGCGCTGGTCCGGCGCCACCAGCGTCGATCATCCCAACGTGTTCGACTGGCGCACCCAGGCCAGCGCGCTCAGCGCCCTGGTCGGCAACGTGCCGGCCCTGACGCCGCAGGTATCGCTGGCCGCGACGATGTCGCCGGCGCAGCCGGTGATCATGCCGTCCGCCTCCGGCACGACGGCCATCGCAGTCGACCTCGGCGTATCGGCGACGGGGTACTTCCCGCTGCAAGTCCTCGCTTCCGTCGCGCCTCCCGCTGGCTGGAGCGCTTCGCCGCAAGCCACGCTGCTGCGCCTGCAGCCGAGCGGCAACGCCGTGCCGGTCAGCGGTGTCGTTCCGCTGAAGATCACGGTGCCGAGCGCCGCCGCCGATGGGCATCACCTGGTCACAGCGAACGTGTACGCCGCAGGCCTGTACTTCACCACGCAAGCCGACGTGCTCGTTGCGCACAAGATCGATTTCGACACCGGCACCGTCGACGAGAACCCCTGGCTGTTCGATCCGGACGGCTCGCAGAGCAACGGCGTGCAGAACCGCTTTGCCGACGGCAACGCGCACTTCACCTATCGGTTCCCCTTGCCGGCCGACACCACGGCAGCCCAGCTCACGCTGACCATCGACGCGGAGTTCGTGGTGCAGGTCAGCAACGACAATGAGCACTGGACGACCGTGCTGAAAGAAGACCGTCCCATCACCGACGGTTCGAACAAGGCCGACCGCAGCATCAACCTGACGCCCTTCCTCGGCGCCGCCGCCAACGATTCCAGGCCGGTCTACGTGAAGGTCTCCGATGCCTTCCCCAATGACGGCTGGGGCGGGCGCGTCTATCACGTCGCGGCGAACATCGTCGAATAGGCCCGGCGCCTCCGCCCTCGCTGTCGTGGGCAGAGTCTTCGGTAGTGACGGAACCGCGGCTGCCGGCTGGATGCTCAGCCGCGGCTTCCGTCACGGATGGTCCGGAGGAATGCCATCACGGCATCCGCCCTTCCCTGCGTCACGAGGCGCAGGGCGGTCTGGCATCCCAGTTCCGCGATGGGTACGTGGCGATACCAGTGAATGGCCGCCACGATGTCCGGCTCGATCTTCCGCGCCAGTTCGAGCACGGCGATCGTGGCCGCGAGCGGCGGGTGAGCGCCGGACGCGGGTTGGCCCGCATGCGACCCCAGCGGTCCGTGGATGAGTCCGGCGAAAGGTGTTCGTGCACGCATGGCGGAATCACCTGGGGAGGGATGGATGGCAAAGCTGCCGACGAGCGCCCCGGCTTCGCGGCACGGGCGCGCGATACATGCGCCCGTGCCGCGAGGTCCGGTCACTGGGCGGACTGGCTGGCCTGCGTTGCCTTGGCCGCTTCCTCGATCAGCCGCGCGACAGCGTCGGGATGCGACACCATCACTACGTGCGACGCGCCCTTGACCACCACGACGTCCCTGGCGTGCGCGCGCATGGCCATGAAGGCCATCGCTTCCGGCGGGATGTTCTTGTCCGCGCTGCCGTAGATGTGCCAGGACGGCAGGGTCTTCCATGCCGCCTCGCCGCTCGGCTCGTTGAGCGCGGCCTCCGTCACCGGTCGCTGCGTCACGGCCATCAGCGCCGCCTGCGGCGCGGGCACGTCGGCGGCGAACTGCGCGCGGAACTTGTCCTGCAGGATGTAGAGGTCCTTGCTGCCGTCCGGCAGCGTCACCGCGGGAGCCAAGGCCTGGCCCAGCGTGCTGCCGGGGAACTTGCCGGCCAGTCCGGCGACGGTCTCGCCAGTATCGGGCGAGAACGCGCTGACGTACACCAGCGCCTTGACGTTCGGACGGCCATTGGCCGCCTCCGTGATGACGCTGCCGCCGTAGGAGTGGCCGACCAGCACCACCGGCCCCTTCAGCGCGCCGACCAGGCTGGCGACGTACTGGCCGTCGCTCTTCACGCCGCGCAGCGGATTGGCCGCGGCGATCACGAAATAGCCGTCCTTGCGCAGGATCCTGGCCACGTCGTTCCAGCTCGACCCATCGGCAAACGCGCCGTGCACGAGCACGATGTACGCCTTGTCGGGCATCTGCATCGGCATCGCCGTCTGCGCGAACGCACTCTGGCCGGCAACCATGGCCGCGGCCATGGCCAGGCCTGCGAAAAGCTTCTTCATTGCGGATCTCCTTCAGTGAAAGGGCCGGGCCACACAGGTCCGGCGGATGGTGCGGCGCATCCGTTCGCTTGCGCGCCCTTGCCGGGACGCGCAAAGGACTAGGGCGCGTAGCGGGTGAACACGTAGTCGTGGCCTTTCGCCAGGGCCTGGTGGCAGGCGAAGCAGGTGCGGTGTTGCGCCTCGTCGGCCGGCTTGCCGTCGATGAAGCGGCCGAAACCCCAGCCGCCGGTGGCGGCGTATTTCTTCGAATCCTTGACCATGAACTGCACGGTGGTCGGTGCGCCGGGGATGGAGGCCGGCGCGAAGTCCGGCGACGGCACGTGCTTCCATGCCAGCTTCGCCAGCACCGTGCCGTCCGGGAAGGGCTGCGCGCCGTCGCGATACGCCTTGATGGCCACCTCGTTGCCGAGCACGGCGCGGATCTCGTTGAGCGGCGCGGCTTCCACGGCTGGGGCGATCAGCTGCCATTGGCGGTAGCCATGCGGAATCCGGACGCCATAGACCGGCGAAGGCTCGCTGCTGCCGGTATCCGTCATGGCGACGGCGGCTACTGTCAGCGTCAGCGCGACGAGCGTCAGGCCGGCGGCATAAAGATGGATCGATTTCATCGGATCGCTCCCGTCTGGTGCGTTCACATGCCGTCGGCGTCGATCACCGCCTGGGTGAAGGCCTGCGGCGCTTCCTGCGGCAGGTTGTGGCCGATGCCGCCCGTGATCAGGCGGTAGTCGTACTTGCCGGTGAAATGGCTGCGGTAGGACTCGGCGGTCGGATGCGGGGCACCGTTGGCATCGCCTTCCATGGTGATGGTCGGCACGGCGATCGGCGGGAACGTCGCCAGCTTCTGCTCCAGCGCGGCATACCGCGGCTCACCCTCCGCCAGACCCAGACGCCAGCGGTAGTTGTGGATCGCGATGGCGACCTGGTCGGGGTTGTCCAGCGCGGCGGCGCTGCGCGCGAAGGTCGCGTCGTCGAAGTGCCATTGCGGCGAGGCGAGCTGCCAGATCAGTTTCGCGAAGTCGTGGGTGTACTGCTGGTAGCCCGCGCGGCCGCGATCGGTGGCGAAGTAGAACTGGTACCACCACTGATACTCCGCCTTCGGCGGCAGCGGCTGCAGGCCGGCGGCCTGGCTGCCGATCAGGTAGCCGCTGACGGACACCAACGCCCTCACCCGCTGCGGCCACAGGGCCGCGACGATATCCGCCGAGCGCGCGCCCCAGTCGTAGCCGGCGAGCGTGGCACGCTGGATCCCGAGCGCGTCCATGAAGTCGACGACGTCCTGCGCCAGCGCCGCGGGTTCGGCATTGCGCGGCGTATCGGCGGAAAGGAAGCGCGTCGCGCCGTAGCCGCGCGCATAGGGCACCAAGACCCGATAGCCCTTCGCCGCGAGCGCGGGTGCCACCACGTCGTAGCTGTGGATGTCGTACGGCCAGCCATGCAGCAGGATGACGGCGGGGCCGTTGACCGGGCCGAGCTCCGCATAGGCCACGTCCAGCACGCCGGCCTTGACGTGTTTCGACGGCCGGAGCGGATCGCGCGCTTCCGTGGCTTGCGTTGCCGGCCCCTGCCCGGCTTGCGCGTCGGTGGCGCCGATCGTGCCCGACTGCGTGATGGCCGCCACGAGGATGGCCGCGCCCAGCAGGTGGCGATAGCGAGTATGTGCGTCATGGGACATGGGTGTGTCTCCGGTAGGTCAGCGATTCGTTTGGCGAGGCCGGCGCGAGGCCGGCCGTTCTTTTGAGTGCGTCACTCTTCAGGGGCGTCGAGCACCGCTCGCGCCGCTTCCGCGAAAGCTTCCGGCACCCAGAGCTGCACGCCGGTCGTTCCGCCTTGCATGCCCAGGTCGATGCCGCTCACCGTCGTGGGTATGTCGGCCCACGCCAGGCGCAGCCGGGCCAGTTCCGCGTCCAGGGCGGTGGGATAGCTGCGGATGGCGATCACCGCCCTGCGCCTCCCTGCGCGCCCGCCGATTTCCGCAGGGGCTTGAAGGCGGCGCGCAGTTCCTCGGCGAACAGCTGCGGTTGCTCCCAGGCGGCGAAGTGCCCGCCCTTGGCGGCTTCGTGGAAGTAGTACAGCGAGGGATAGGCGCGCCTGGCCCAGCTTTCCGGCGCGCGGTAGATCTCGCCGGGGAAGACGGTGATGGCCACCGGCACCTTGATCTCGTAGGTCTTCTGCGCCTTGGCGCTGAAATTGTTGTTGTTGTTTTCCCAGTAGAACCTCGACGACGACGCGCCGGTGTCGGTGAGCCAGTACAGCGTGATGTCGTCGAGGATTTCGTCGCGGCCGAGTACGCGCTCCGGCTGGTGGCCGCTGTCGGTCCACTCGGCGATCTTTTCGTACATGAAGGCCGCCAGGCCACTGGGCGAATCGGTGAGCGAATAGCCGATGGTCTGCGGGCGCGTCACCATCATCGCCCCGTAAGCCGCGTTGCGGCCGAAGAAGGTACTGAGCGCGTTGTAGGCACGCAGCTCGTCGGCGGAGAGCCCGGCCGGCGCCGGATCGCCGGCATTGATCGGCT
It contains:
- a CDS encoding glycoside hydrolase family 76 protein, whose translation is MNLQAVRTRIRAMLVAAGLTALVAIVPSMAAESAYPASPIADGSTAVARARVAADVLMSSYEPDKAWFPGSWWNSAVALQTIGDYMQRTGDRRYLAQLDNTFEKDKGVFPAGVLSGDPLLGNFTSRAIDDSAWWGLTWLQAYDLTRNPKYLDMAATIAEYVYGYWDTSTCGGGVWWNAERTYKNAVTNGLWIRLTAELHNRIPGDSVWLARSRTAWNWFQRSGMINANGLVNDGLTDACTNNGQNVWTYNQGLAIGAGLELWRATRDPNILANVRRLADAAIGPNALVTNGVLTETCDALTQTCDDNAKQFKGIFMRYWMDLVDTIRDRGYAAFLARQAGSVWDDDRDAAGRLGTRWSGATSVDHPNVFDWRTQASALSALVGNVPALTPQVSLAATMSPAQPVIMPSASGTTAIAVDLGVSATGYFPLQVLASVAPPAGWSASPQATLLRLQPSGNAVPVSGVVPLKITVPSAAADGHHLVTANVYAAGLYFTTQADVLVAHKIDFDTGTVDENPWLFDPDGSQSNGVQNRFADGNAHFTYRFPLPADTTAAQLTLTIDAEFVVQVSNDNEHWTTVLKEDRPITDGSNKADRSINLTPFLGAAANDSRPVYVKVSDAFPNDGWGGRVYHVAANIVE
- a CDS encoding alpha/beta hydrolase; amino-acid sequence: MKKLFAGLAMAAAMVAGQSAFAQTAMPMQMPDKAYIVLVHGAFADGSSWNDVARILRKDGYFVIAAANPLRGVKSDGQYVASLVGALKGPVVLVGHSYGGSVITEAANGRPNVKALVYVSAFSPDTGETVAGLAGKFPGSTLGQALAPAVTLPDGSKDLYILQDKFRAQFAADVPAPQAALMAVTQRPVTEAALNEPSGEAAWKTLPSWHIYGSADKNIPPEAMAFMAMRAHARDVVVVKGASHVVMVSHPDAVARLIEEAAKATQASQSAQ
- a CDS encoding cytochrome P460 family protein, translating into MKSIHLYAAGLTLVALTLTVAAVAMTDTGSSEPSPVYGVRIPHGYRQWQLIAPAVEAAPLNEIRAVLGNEVAIKAYRDGAQPFPDGTVLAKLAWKHVPSPDFAPASIPGAPTTVQFMVKDSKKYAATGGWGFGRFIDGKPADEAQHRTCFACHQALAKGHDYVFTRYAP
- a CDS encoding alpha/beta hydrolase, translating into MSHDAHTRYRHLLGAAILVAAITQSGTIGATDAQAGQGPATQATEARDPLRPSKHVKAGVLDVAYAELGPVNGPAVILLHGWPYDIHSYDVVAPALAAKGYRVLVPYARGYGATRFLSADTPRNAEPAALAQDVVDFMDALGIQRATLAGYDWGARSADIVAALWPQRVRALVSVSGYLIGSQAAGLQPLPPKAEYQWWYQFYFATDRGRAGYQQYTHDFAKLIWQLASPQWHFDDATFARSAAALDNPDQVAIAIHNYRWRLGLAEGEPRYAALEQKLATFPPIAVPTITMEGDANGAPHPTAESYRSHFTGKYDYRLITGGIGHNLPQEAPQAFTQAVIDADGM